In Micromonospora ferruginea, the sequence GCCATCGCCCGGACCAACATCGCCGCCCGAACCGGCAGCGTCGCCAGAGCCGGAGCTGGGGCCGGAGCGACCGTAAGAACCGGGGTCATCGCCCGGCCGGGGGCTGCGAACGGCCTCGGTCGACGGCTCCGCACCGGACGACCCGCGCGGGCCCGTCCCGGTGGGTGCGGGATGCTCGACCCGGCCGACCACCGTCGGTACGGCCCGGTCGACCGCCTCACCGACCTCGACCGCCTGACGTCCGGTCCGGTCCACCACCGGCTCGGTGACCTGACCCGCGACCTGACCGGCCACCCGGTGCACGTCGTCCACCGTCACCCCGACCGACCGGGCCAGCGCGTCGATCAGCTCGGGATTGCGGTCGATGGTGGTCAGGGCCCGGTCCAGGATCTGCACCAGCTTCTCCAGCCGTACCTTCAGCAGCGCCTCGGCCCGTACCCCGGTGATGTCCAGCTCGACGCCCTCCAGGTGCACCCGGACGCCGGCGTCGAGCTGGAGCAGGTTGGCCAGCCGGGCGCGCAGCGACAGGTCGGCGTCGAGCCCGTCGACCGCCAGCCGGATCTCGTCGACCGACAGCTCCGGCACGTCGAGCAGGACATCCGGCTCCCGTTCGGCCGCGCCCCGCGCGGTGACCCGATCGTCGCTGGCCTCACTGTCACCCATGCTTCCGCTCCCCCGTCGACCGGTCCGGATCAGCGGCGGTTACCCGCTTTCCGGTACCGCATCCGCCGGTTCCGGGCGTCCACCGGTGGTGGCTGGTGGGACTGTCGGGATCCGGGGTTCCCGATGTCCGGAAGCGGGCGAAACGAAAGCTGCACAGCGAGACATCAGCCGGTATGGTCCGGGCTTATGGGACAGGAGATGGCCGATCAGGATGAGGTCCGGCAGGAGTCCGACCGTTTCTCCCTCCGCAGCAGCCTCCTCGTCCCGGCGTCCGGCGAGCGGGCGTACACGGTCTTCACCGGTGCGCTGGCCGACTGGTGGGTCCGCGAATACACCTGGTCCGGCCCGGAGGCGCTGGCCGGCCTCGGCATCGAGCCGCGCGCCGGCGGCATGCTCTACGAGATCGGCCCGTACGGCTTCCGCAACGACTGGGGCCGCGTGCTGATCTGGGATCCGCCCCGGCGTCTCGTCTTCACCTGGCAGATCGGTCCGGACCGGGTGCCGGTGCCGGATCCGGCGCGGGCCAGCGAGGTGGAGGTGCTCTTCCACCCCGAAGGTCCGGGGACGACCCGGGTGGAGGTCGAGCACCGCTACTTCGACCGGCACGGCACGGCCGCCGAGGGCTACCGCGAGGCGCTCACCGCCGGCTGGCACGAACTGCTCTGCCGCTACCTGGCGACGGTCACCCGCACCGCCGACTGACCGCGCCGCCCGAGCCGGACCGCGCCGGGTCAGTCGGCGATGCCCCGGCTCGCGCTCGTACCGGTCAGTCCGGTGTCGCCCAGGTCGGCACGGCGCCCGGCGGCGGCGCCCGAGCCGAAGCCGCCACCGGCGAGCCGGCGGCGCGGGGCGGTACGCAGTCGCGGGTACACCTCGGCGAGCCGGCGCTGGACGCGGTCGGAGCGGTCGGCCAGCACCAGCGCCACCGAGGGCACGCCGGCCTCGGCGACCGCGCCGGCCTCGGCCGCGCGCAGCCGCTCGGCGACCACCTGGGCGAAGCCGGCCAGCCAGGTACGCCGGAACGCGGCCGGATGCGCCCCCACCGGTACGGCGGCCCCGGCCAGCCCGTGCGCGGCCTGCACCAGCAGCGAGGTGAACAGCAGCTCGACGCGTTCCAGGTCGCTGGCGAAGCCGAACAGGTGCATCGTGAGGCCGCTGCCCTCCCGGCGGCGTACGCAGCGGCAGCGCAGTGGGTCGGCGACGGCGGCGAGCAGGCCGGCCTTGTCCCGGGCGTACGGGGCGATCACCTCGACCACCCGGTCGCCCACCGGGTCGGCGGCCGGTTCGCGGGCGGCGAGCAGCGCCCGGTCGACGCCGTAGCGGGCGATCAGCTCGGTGGCCTTGGCCATGAAGGTGGCCGACTCGGCGGGTGTGCAGGCCGGGTCCTCGGCCTGGGCGAGCAGCTTGCGCACCTTGCTGAGCATCGCCTCGGACATCCGTCAGGGGTATCACAACGCCGTGGGCGCGGGTGTCAGCCCTCCCGGCTGCGCAGGGTGGCGATGGTCGAGCCGGCGAGCGTGAGCAGGCAGTCGGGCAGCAACCCGTCGGCGGCCGCGGCGCCGAACAGCGCCTCGCCGGTGTCGGCGTCGTCGTTGGCGTACGCGCTGACGAAGCGGGCCACCCACCGGGTGTCGTAGTCGGCCTGGTCGATGCCGGGGAAGTCGAGCGCGGCGGCGCCCGCCGGCGCGTCGTCGCCGAGCATGGTGGCGGCCAGGCACCAGGCCACCCCGTACGCCCCGGCCAGACCCGACCGGTCCACGACCGCGTCGAAGGCACCGACGACACCGGCGCCGTCGCCGGCCAGCGCCGACCGGAGCACGGCGGTCGCGTCGTCGAGCGTCTGCTCTGCGTCGTCGGTCACCTGCGGAACAGTAGCGGCGAAGGTCAAGCGGTGACCCGGAACCGGGCCGACGATCACCCAGCGTGATACCGGCAGTCGGCGTCCCGACGGAGCGAGGTCCACAGTCCCGCGTGCCGCGCGGGCACGCTAATGTGCGCAGCGGACCTTCGCCGGAGGAAGGACGACCATGCTTGGAAATCGCACGTCGCGCGCGGCCCTGTCCACGGCCTGCGCGGCGCTCCTGCTCGCCACCAGCGCCTGCGGGAGCGACGAGCCGAAGGACGCGGGCACCACCCAGGTCCGCCTCTACGGCACCGACGGCAATATGCAGAACTCCTTCGCCGCGGAGCTCAAGGACCGGGCGACTCTCGTCAACGGCATGAAGGGCACCACCCCGCTCACGCCGCTGCCGGAGAGCTTCAAGGAACGGCTACGCAACGTAGATCCGAAGTTGAACGACTTCCTCTACGCCGCCGAGTCGTACGACGCGGTGGTGATCAGCTCACTGGCCGCGCAGCTCGCCGGGACGACCGCGCCGCGCGCGATCGCCGAGCAGATCGTCGGGGTGACCACCGGCGGCCAGCGCTGCGACGAGGTGGCGGTCTGCCTTCAGCTCGCCCGCGCCGGCCAGGACCTGGAGTACCGGGGCGTGTCGCTGACCCGGGCCGGGTTCACCGACACCGGCGAGCCGGCCACCGCGAGCTACGGCACGTTGCACTTCGACAACCAGCAGCTCGACGACGGGAAGACCGAGTTCGTCGGCGCCGGCGACGAGTCGGGTGCGAGCAGCAAGACGCCGCCGCGTGGCCGCAAGCCGCGGGGGAAGGTCAAGGACGCGCCGCTGGTCCTCGGCGGCCTGCTGCCGAAGACCGGTGACCTGGCGTTGGCGTACCCGCCGATGGCCGCCGCGGTGACGCTCGCGGTCAACGAGATCAACGCCGCCGGCGGGGTCCTCGGCGAGCCGGTGAAGTGGATCGAGGGCGACGACGGCACCAACCCGGCCGTGGCGAAGGCGACGGTGGCCTCGCACGTCGGCCAGGGTGTCCCGGTCATCATCGGGGCCGGCGCGTCGGGCATCTCGCGGGCCGTGCTGCCGGACGTGGTCGCCGCCGGGCGGATCCTCTTCTCCCCGTCGAACACCGACGCCGGGCTGAGCACCGTGGACGACAAGGGGCTCTACTTCCGTACCGCGCCACCGGACAGCCTCCAGGGCCGCGCGCTGGCCGACGTGATGCTGCGGGACGGTCCGCGCAAGATCGTGATCCTGGCCCGCAAGGACTCGTACGGCGAGGGCCTGCAGGAGAACGTCCGGGCCGAGCTGGAGAAGGCCGGGGTCGGCGCGGACCGGCTCAAGCTGCTGACCTACACCCCGCCGGCCGACCCGAAGACGCCCGTGGACTTCGGCGGCATCGCCCAGGAGATCAAGGGCTTCGGCCCGGAGGCGGTGCTGGTGATCGGCTTCGGTGAGTCGGCGCGGGCGATCACCGCGCTGGCCGACGCCGGAGTGCAGATCAGGGACTGAGCCGCCAGGCATCGAGGGCCGCACCGGGGGATCCGGTGCGGCCCTCGCCGTCGTGGCTCAGCGCGACCGGCGCCGTTCGAGGAACTCGGTCATCCGCCGGTGCTTCTCCTCGTCCTCGAAGAGCACGGCCTGGCTCAGCAGGTCGAGCTGCGGGTGCGCGGCCGGCGGCGCGTCCACCGCCAGCTTGGTCAGCCGCAGCGCCAGCGACGAGCCCTTGGCCATCTCGTCCAGCAGGCCGTGTGCGGTGGGCAGCAACTCGGCCGGCTCGGCGACCACCCGGTTCACCAGGCCGATCCGCAGCGCCTCGTCCGCGTCGACCCGGCGGCCGGTGAAGAGCAGTTCCTTGGCCCGGGCCTCGCCGATCAACGCCGGCAGCCGGTAGGTCGCACCGGCGCCGGCCAGGATACCCAACCGCACCTCGGGCTGGCCGAAGACCGCCCGGTCCGTGCACACCCGGAGGTCGCAGGCGTACGCCAGCTCGGCGCCGCCGCCCAGCGCCGGGCCGTCGACCGCCGCCACGGTGGGCAGCGGCAGCGCCCGGATCCGGGCGAAGACGCCCTGGTTGATGGCGGCCAGCGCGTCCAGCCGGCCACGTTCGCGCAACTGGGCGATGTCGGCGCCGCCGGCGAAGATGCCCGCCGCGCCGCCGGTGAGCAGCATCAGCCGGGGCCGTGCCTCCAGTTCGGCGCAGACGGCGTGCAGTTCGCCGACCAGGTCGGCGTCGATCGCGTTGCGCTTCTCCGGCCGGTCCAGGATGACCACGAGCCGGTCCGGCAGCTCCTCGATCCGCAGCCCGCTCACTTCTTCGTGCCGCCTTCCCAGGTGTAGAAACCCTGCCCGGACTTCTTGCCCAGCCTCCCGGCGGCCACCATCTCCTCCAGCAGCGGCGGTGGCGCGAACCGGTCCCCGTACGCGGCCTGGAGGGTGCGCGCGATGTCGAGCCGGACGTCCAGTCCGACCAGGTCGGTCAGCTCGAGCGGGCCGACCGGGTGCCGGTAGCCGAGCACCATCGCCTTGTCGATGTCGGCCGGGGCGGCCACCCCGTCGGCCACCATCCGGATCGCCTCCAGGCCGAGCGTGACGCCGAGGCGGGAGGTGGCGAAGCCGGGCATGTCGCGTACCACGACGGGGTCCTTGCCCAGCCGGGTGGCGAGCGCGACGGCCGCCTCGGTGGTGGCCGGCGCGGTGGCCGGGCCGACCACGACCTCGAGCAGCGCCATCGCCCAGACCGGGTTGAAGAAGTGCAGCCCGAGGAAGTCCGCCGGACGGGCCAGCCCGTCGGCCAGCTCGGAGATCGGGATGCTCGACGTGTTGCTGCCGAGCAGCGCCGGGCGGCGGCCCTCGGCCTCCCGGAGCACGGCCCGCTTGAGGTCGAGCCGCTCGGGCACCGCCTCCACGATCACGTCCGGCCCCTCGGCCACCTCGGCCAGGCCGGTCCGCAGCGTCACCCGGACCCGGTTGGCGGTGGCCGCCTCCGCGGTCAGCTTGCCCCGCCCCACCGCGCGGTCCCACAGCTCGCCGAGGCGCCGCACGGCGTCGGCCCCCCGCTCCGGGTCGACCTCGACCAGCTCGACCGCGTACCCGGCGCCGGCCGCCACGTACGCGATGCCGAGGCCCATGGTGCCGGCCCCGACGACCACAAAACGACCACTCATCGCTGTCCCCTCGTCGCGGCGGTGGCGCGCGGGGTCTCCGCCGCGCCGGGCCGGCCGCTCGCTCGATCCTGGATGCGACCCTATGCAGGGCGGGGCCGCCGGGCATGCGTGGGGGCCGGCCGGACGGGGTAAAGACCGCCGTCAACGCCGAAGGAAGGAACGAGATGAGCCAGGCACCGGAGAGCGCGCAGGGCACCGAGACGGTCGAGACGCGCGGTGACGAGCGGGTGGACCTGCTTCGGGCGGACACCAACAACGACGGCAAGACCGACGTGTGGGTGGTGGACACCGACGGCGACGGCAAGGCCGACCTGTTCCAGTTCGACACCGACGGCGACGGCAAGGTGGACATCACCATGGTCGACATCGACGAGGACGGCACGCCGGACGAGGTGGTCGACGGCGACGGCGGTCTGCCCCCGGCGGAGACGACGCCCACCGTCCAGGTCTGAACCGAAGGAGGGGGCCCTTCTTATCGCCTACGCGATAGGAGGGGCCCCTTCCTAACGCCTCAGCTCGAGCGTGGCGAGGTAATACGGGTGGTCGGTGGTGTCCACGTCGGCCAGTCGCCACGGCGAGCCGTGGACCAGCTCGGCGAACTCGTCGGGCGAGCACACCAGGTAGTCGAACCACTCGGTGCCGAGCAGCCGGTAACGCAGCCGCAGCCGCAGTTGCCCGCCCAGCCGGCCCCGCCGCCGGTTCGCCTCGTGGTAGGCGGTGTGCACCGGGTCGGTGGTGCCGTACGGGTCGGTGCCGTGCGCGATCACCCGCGCGCCGGGCCGGGCCAGCGCGGCGAGCGCGGCCAGCAGCTCCGGGGCGCGCTCCCGCCCCTCGAACAGGCCCAGGTTGTTGCCGAGCAGCAGGAACGTGTCGTAGCGCCGGCCGTCGGCGACGTGCTCGTCGACGGTGGCGTGCACCAGCTCGCGTACGCCCCGGTGGCGGCTGACCCGCAGCGCGCCGAGTGAGGTGTCCAGGCCGGTCACCGGCACGCCGCGTTCCTGCAGGCGCAACGCGATCCGGCCGGCGCCGACGCCGACGTCCAGCACGTGCCCGTGGACCCGGTCCACCGCCCGGTGGTCGTGCGGCTGCCACCGCTCGGGCGGGTCCAGGTAGTGATCGGCGGGCGCGCCGTTGACCAGCCCGTCGTCCCGCTCGATGATCTCGATGACCGGGCGGGGCAGTCGCCCGCCGGCCATCGGCCGGGGCCCGATGCCGGTGGCCACCGCGTACGCGTCGCGGATCATCTCGCCGAACACGTCGCCGATCGTGGGCTCGCTGGTCATGGGAGCACGCTATCCGGGCTCGCGGGCGCGGTCGCGGCCGTATCCTGGGCGGCGTGACCGACCTGGATCGCCTCGCGGCGGAGAAGTACGTCCTGCTCACCACGTTCCGCAAGGACGGTCGGGCGGTGCCGACGCCGGTGTGGGCGGTGCGCGACGGTGACGCGCTGGCGGTGTGGACGGTGTCCGACTCCGGCAAGGTGAAGCGGATCCGGCGCGACGGCCGGGTCACGGTGGCGCCGTGCGACGTGCGCGGCCGGCCGCACGGGGCGGCGGTGCCCGGTCACGCCACGATCGACGACCCGGAGAACTCCCGCCGGGTGCGGGAGCTGCTGAAGCGGAAGTATCGGCTGATCGGCCGGCTCAGCCTGCTGGGCAGCCGGCTGCGCCGGGGGGAGAGCGGCACGGTGGGGCTGCGGATCGTGCTGGACGGCACGACCTCCGGACACGATTGAGGGCGGTGGCCCGTCGGCCGACCGCCCTTCATCGAAAGCTGGAAAAACTCCGGCTCGTCAGTCCCCCTGACGCTGCTGGGGGATCTGCCCCTGCAGCAGGGCCCGAACTTCAGACTCGCGGTAGCGGCGGTGGCCGCCCAGGGTCCGGATGGCGCTGAGCTTGCCAGCCTTGGCCCACCGGGTCACCGTCTTCGGGTCGACTCGGAACATCGACGCCACCTCGGCCGGTGTGAGTAGCGGCTCTGGTTCGTGCGTTCGCGATGCCATCGGGGTCACTCCTCCACATGTATAGACATCGGCCGGGGTCCCGCCGGCCGACGCGTCTCCCATGGTCCGGCTAGTCCCCGATGTCCGACATGGGCCGAACGGCTGAAGGTCCCTAGACGGACGGATGAACCATGCCCGATTTTTACGACTTTTATGCCGCAGAAACTACCTTATTCGGACTCATGATCACGGTTCGTGATGCGTCAACTACGAGACAGTCTCGCATCCCTTACCCCGAACAGGGACGAACCGGGCGTCAGTTGCAGCGCTCCAGAAGCTGCACCGCGCGCCAGCGGGCGACCAGCTTGTCGTACGCCGCCGAAGCCTCCTCGGCCTCGCCCCGCGCCAACCCGGCCAGCCCGGTCGCGACCAGCTCGGTCGAGTCGTCCTCGACCAGCGTCTCGTCCGGCAGCAGCCGCACCAGCCCGCCGTAGTCCAGCTCCACCACCGACCGGGGATGGAACTCCTCCAGCCAGCGGGCGGCCTCCTCGACCGCCTCGGTGATCGGCGCCTCGCCGACCGACTTGCGCAGCACCGACAGCGCCCGCGACGAGCGGCGACGCGCCTTGGAGATCTCGGTGCGGTAGCGCAGCGCCCGCCGCTCCGGGTCGGTGACCAGGTGGCGCTCCCCGGCCTCGAAGAGCACGAACCAGCGCAGCGGCACCCCCCAGGTGGCGACCTGCTCGTGCACCCGCGGCACCCCGTGCTCCAGCACCCGCGCCCCGCTGCGCCAGTCCTCCACCACGGCCTTCGCCTGCCCGGCCAGGACCGGCGGCACGAACGCGTCGGCCAGCACCGAGGGCACACCGTCGCGGGCGCTCAGCGCCGCCTCGGCGACCCGGATCCGCAGGTTCCAGGGGCAGACCAGCAGCGTGTCGTCGGCCTCCAGGACGTACGCCTCGTCGGGCAGGTCGGGCAGCCGGGTCCAGCCCGCGCCCAACGCCTCGATCACCGAGGTCCGTTGCCGGCCCGGCCCCTCCAGCGGGGCTATCGCCCGACCCTCGCTGACGTACCGGCGCCAGTACGACTGCCGGTCCCGGTCGAAGGCGGTCAGCGGCTCGTACACGCGCAGGTATGAAGCGAAGAGCGACGGCACGGCGCGATCCTCCCACGAGACGGGACCGCCCGTCGCCGCCGTCACACCGGCGGCGTGACGTGGGCGACAGTACGGTTCCGGCCGATATTAGGCTCAACGACACCGGCAGCATCCCGCCGGCGTGCCACCGAAGGTTCCGCGCCCCACAAGGGCGCACACCGACACAGGAGTCAGCCATGGGCGTATTCGCCAGCACCGACGACCCGGGAGCCACGGGTCATGAACAGGTCGTGTTCTGCCAGGACAAGCAGTCCGGCCTGAAGGCGATCATCGGGATCTACTCCACCGCGCTGGGCCCCGCCCTCGGCGGCACCCGGTTCTACCCGTACGCCAGCGAGGCCGACGCCCTCGCCGACGTGCTCGACCTCTCCCGTGGCATGGCCTACAAGAACGCCCTGGCCAACCTGGACCTCGGTGGCGGCAAGGCGGTCATCTGGGGTGACCCGGACCAGCTCAAGAGCGAAGCCCTGCTGCGCGCGTACGGCCGCTTCGTGGAGTCGCTCAACGGCCGCTACTACACCGCCTGCGACGTCGGCACCTACGTCGCCGACATGGACGTGATCGCCCGCGAGACCCGCTACGTGACCGGTCGCAGCGTGGAGCACGGCGGCGCCGGCGACTCCTCGATCCTCACCGCCTGGGGCGTGTTCCAGGGCATGCGGGCCGCCGCCGAGCACGTGTGGGGCAGCCCCACGCTCGCCGGCCGGCGGGTCGGCGTGGCCGGCCTGGGCAAGGTCGGCAAGTACCTGACCACGCACCTGATCTCCGACGGCGCCGAGGTGGTGGCGACCGACGTCAACCCGCGCGCCCAGGAGTGGGTGCGCGCCACCCACCCGCAGGTCACCCTCGTCCACGACACCGCGGCGCTGGTCGCGTCCGACATCGACGTGTACGCCCCGTGCGCGCTGGGCGGCGCGCTGAACGACGACACCGTGCCGGTGCTGCGGGCCAAGGTGGTCACCGGGGCGGCGAACAACCAGCTCGCCCACGCCGGCATCGAGAAGGTCCTCGCCGACCGGGGCATCCTCTACACCCCGGACTACGTGGTGAACGCCGGTGGCGTGATCCAGGTGGCCGACGAGATCGAGGGCTTCAACTTCGAGCGGGCCAAGCTGCGCGCCACCCGGATCTTCGACACCACCCGGGAGATCCTGCGCCTCGCCGACGACGAGGGCGTCCCGCCGGCGGTCGCGGCGGACCGGCTCGCCGAGCGCCGGATGGCCGACGTCGGCCGGCTGCGCGCCATCCACCTGCGCTGACGGCTCCCGGGGGCGGGCCACCGGCTCCGCCCCCGGGCCGCGCGGGGGCGACCGGGGCGTTAAGCTGGTTCTTGGTCGCTTCGTGCCGATCTGCGGTTATTTTCGGGCAGTACCGCCCACTGTCACGGCCGGTCCCGGTCAGCGCTCCTTACCCGGTACACTGTGTGACGGTCGCAACACTACGACGCGCGAGGCCGGTCGACGGCGACCCGAGGTGCCGAACGGTGGCATCCCCATGTACCGTAAGAGCCACGAGAGATGCCTGACGTCATCGGGGCCCGCCTTCGGGCTGCCCCGCATTCTGTGCGAGGGGGTCGAGCC encodes:
- a CDS encoding SRPBCC family protein, producing the protein MGQEMADQDEVRQESDRFSLRSSLLVPASGERAYTVFTGALADWWVREYTWSGPEALAGLGIEPRAGGMLYEIGPYGFRNDWGRVLIWDPPRRLVFTWQIGPDRVPVPDPARASEVEVLFHPEGPGTTRVEVEHRYFDRHGTAAEGYREALTAGWHELLCRYLATVTRTAD
- a CDS encoding DUF2786 domain-containing protein produces the protein MSEAMLSKVRKLLAQAEDPACTPAESATFMAKATELIARYGVDRALLAAREPAADPVGDRVVEVIAPYARDKAGLLAAVADPLRCRCVRRREGSGLTMHLFGFASDLERVELLFTSLLVQAAHGLAGAAVPVGAHPAAFRRTWLAGFAQVVAERLRAAEAGAVAEAGVPSVALVLADRSDRVQRRLAEVYPRLRTAPRRRLAGGGFGSGAAAGRRADLGDTGLTGTSASRGIAD
- a CDS encoding ABC transporter substrate-binding protein, which encodes MLGNRTSRAALSTACAALLLATSACGSDEPKDAGTTQVRLYGTDGNMQNSFAAELKDRATLVNGMKGTTPLTPLPESFKERLRNVDPKLNDFLYAAESYDAVVISSLAAQLAGTTAPRAIAEQIVGVTTGGQRCDEVAVCLQLARAGQDLEYRGVSLTRAGFTDTGEPATASYGTLHFDNQQLDDGKTEFVGAGDESGASSKTPPRGRKPRGKVKDAPLVLGGLLPKTGDLALAYPPMAAAVTLAVNEINAAGGVLGEPVKWIEGDDGTNPAVAKATVASHVGQGVPVIIGAGASGISRAVLPDVVAAGRILFSPSNTDAGLSTVDDKGLYFRTAPPDSLQGRALADVMLRDGPRKIVILARKDSYGEGLQENVRAELEKAGVGADRLKLLTYTPPADPKTPVDFGGIAQEIKGFGPEAVLVIGFGESARAITALADAGVQIRD
- a CDS encoding enoyl-CoA hydratase/isomerase family protein — protein: MSGLRIEELPDRLVVILDRPEKRNAIDADLVGELHAVCAELEARPRLMLLTGGAAGIFAGGADIAQLRERGRLDALAAINQGVFARIRALPLPTVAAVDGPALGGGAELAYACDLRVCTDRAVFGQPEVRLGILAGAGATYRLPALIGEARAKELLFTGRRVDADEALRIGLVNRVVAEPAELLPTAHGLLDEMAKGSSLALRLTKLAVDAPPAAHPQLDLLSQAVLFEDEEKHRRMTEFLERRRSR
- a CDS encoding 3-hydroxyacyl-CoA dehydrogenase family protein, which produces MSGRFVVVGAGTMGLGIAYVAAGAGYAVELVEVDPERGADAVRRLGELWDRAVGRGKLTAEAATANRVRVTLRTGLAEVAEGPDVIVEAVPERLDLKRAVLREAEGRRPALLGSNTSSIPISELADGLARPADFLGLHFFNPVWAMALLEVVVGPATAPATTEAAVALATRLGKDPVVVRDMPGFATSRLGVTLGLEAIRMVADGVAAPADIDKAMVLGYRHPVGPLELTDLVGLDVRLDIARTLQAAYGDRFAPPPLLEEMVAAGRLGKKSGQGFYTWEGGTKK
- a CDS encoding class I SAM-dependent methyltransferase, with protein sequence MTSEPTIGDVFGEMIRDAYAVATGIGPRPMAGGRLPRPVIEIIERDDGLVNGAPADHYLDPPERWQPHDHRAVDRVHGHVLDVGVGAGRIALRLQERGVPVTGLDTSLGALRVSRHRGVRELVHATVDEHVADGRRYDTFLLLGNNLGLFEGRERAPELLAALAALARPGARVIAHGTDPYGTTDPVHTAYHEANRRRGRLGGQLRLRLRYRLLGTEWFDYLVCSPDEFAELVHGSPWRLADVDTTDHPYYLATLELRR
- a CDS encoding PPOX class F420-dependent oxidoreductase gives rise to the protein MTDLDRLAAEKYVLLTTFRKDGRAVPTPVWAVRDGDALAVWTVSDSGKVKRIRRDGRVTVAPCDVRGRPHGAAVPGHATIDDPENSRRVRELLKRKYRLIGRLSLLGSRLRRGESGTVGLRIVLDGTTSGHD
- a CDS encoding BldC family transcriptional regulator codes for the protein MASRTHEPEPLLTPAEVASMFRVDPKTVTRWAKAGKLSAIRTLGGHRRYRESEVRALLQGQIPQQRQGD
- a CDS encoding Glu/Leu/Phe/Val family dehydrogenase, which encodes MGVFASTDDPGATGHEQVVFCQDKQSGLKAIIGIYSTALGPALGGTRFYPYASEADALADVLDLSRGMAYKNALANLDLGGGKAVIWGDPDQLKSEALLRAYGRFVESLNGRYYTACDVGTYVADMDVIARETRYVTGRSVEHGGAGDSSILTAWGVFQGMRAAAEHVWGSPTLAGRRVGVAGLGKVGKYLTTHLISDGAEVVATDVNPRAQEWVRATHPQVTLVHDTAALVASDIDVYAPCALGGALNDDTVPVLRAKVVTGAANNQLAHAGIEKVLADRGILYTPDYVVNAGGVIQVADEIEGFNFERAKLRATRIFDTTREILRLADDEGVPPAVAADRLAERRMADVGRLRAIHLR